A single window of Lutzomyia longipalpis isolate SR_M1_2022 chromosome 1, ASM2433408v1 DNA harbors:
- the LOC129795313 gene encoding organic cation transporter protein isoform X2, protein MDFDRVLDEIGEFGKFQLTNYLLICLPVFFGAANSLSYVFTAGVPNYRCFVPNCDDPINPNYDESWIHYAVPGETDSRGIFTPEQCKLFVQDNATISRSHSLTSFNECPPNMFSSNVEECNRWVYDPSEKTIVEEWSITCMANHWKLSLVGTMHFLGIVSGSFIFGVLADRYGRKIVFILSILFMSITGIGQALAGNYIMFIVFAYLNAIGTSGVYPLAFILGVEMVGRSKREMSGNVLNYFYALGEAAVGLVAWLSGNWVTVQLAVSAPPLLFALYYWIVPESVRWLLAKKHTHKAGRIIKRAAKINGVVLSDSILATFEDSDDNELTDSKEGLNEQTDKSLSQVAVMKEAIKSKTLMIRFAILIYNWITNAFVYYGLSLNSTSLSGNKYLNYALVCLIEIPGYTLAWIAMNKIGRRWSLGLSLLLSGVTCIIGAFINADLVWAVVSLFLIGKLGITISFSVLYTYSAEMIPTVIRSAGVGALSTMARFGAMLAPFVPLLGLYVKPLPLILFGILSFIAGITAFFFPETLRKKLPDTVDEAENLGRTEEDIELTSSPFKES, encoded by the exons ATGGATTTTGATCGCGTTTTGGATGAAATTGGggaatttggaaaatttcaattgacaAATTACTTGCTAATTTGTCTTCCGGTATTTTTTGGAGCTGCCAACAGTTTGTCGTACGTTTTCACAGCCGGTGTTCCAAATTACAG gtgtTTCGTACCCAATTGTGACGATCCAATCAATCCGAATTATGATGAATCTTGGATACATTATGCTGTACCCGGAGAGACAGATTCACGGGGAATTTTTACACCAGAACAGTGTAAATTATTTGTTCAGGATAACGCAACAATCAGCCGGAGTCATAGCCTAACATCCTTCAATGAGTGCCCACCAAATATGTTCTCGAGCAATGTTGAGGAGTGCAATCGATGGGTGTACGATCCATCCGAAAAGACGATTGTTGAAGAA TGGTCTATCACATGCATGGCCAATCATTGGAAATTGAGTCTG gTCGGTACAATGCACTTCCTCGGAATCGTATCAGGATCATTCATTTTTGGCGTTCTAGCCGATAG ATACGGCCGGAAAATTGTATTCATTCTCAGTATTCTATTCATGTCTATCACGGGAATTGGTCAAGCGTTGGCAG GCAATTACATCATGTTCATCGTATTTGCCTACCTCAATGCTATTGGAACATCGGGGGTCTATCCACTTGCATTCATTCttg gTGTGGAAATGGTTGGACGGAGTAAACGTGAGATGTCAGGGAATGTACTAAACTACTTCTATGCACTGGGAGAGGCGGCTGTTGGACTTGTTGCATGGCTAAGTGGGAATTGGGTGACTGTTCAATTGGCAGTCTCAGCACCGCCACTTCTCTTTGCTCTCTACTACTG GATTGTTCCGGAGTCAGTGAGATGGCTCCTGGCTAAGAAGCACACGCACAAGGCGGGACGAATAATCAAGCGAGCAGCCAAGATAAATGGTGTTGTACTATCAGATTCAATTCTTGCCACATTTGAAGACAGCGATGACAAT gaattGACCGACTCCAAAGAGGGACTTAATGAACAAACGGATAAATCCTTATCTCAGGTTGCTGTAATGAAGGAAGCCATCAAGTCAAAGACCCTCATGATAAGATTTGCCATCCTCATTTACAATTGGATCACCAATGCTTTTGTCTACTACGGACTATCGCTGAACTCCACAAGTCTCAGTGGgaacaaatatttgaattatgcCCTCGTCTGTCTCATCGAAATCCCCGGATATACTCTTGCTTGG ATtgcaatgaataaaattggtaGAAGATGGTCCCTGGGACTCTCTCTTCTCCTCAGTGGAGTTACCTGTATTATTGGAGCATTTATCAACGCAG ATCTCGTTTGGGCTGTTGTTTCGCTATTTTTAATAGGAAAGCTAGGAATTACAATTTCCTTCTCAGTTCTCTACACCTACAGTGCTGAAATGATTCCAACG GTAATTCGAAGCGCAGGTGTTGGTGCTTTGTCAACAATGGCTAGATTTGGTGCTATGTTGGCTCCTTTCGTTCCTCTTCTT ggacTGTACGTAAAACCACTACCATTAATACTCTTCGGGATACTCTCTTTCATTGCCGGCATTACGGCCTTCTTCTTCCCTGAGACGCTGAGGAAGAAATTGCCAGATACAGTGGATGAAGCTGAGAATTTAGGTAGGACAGAAGAAGATATTGAACTTACATCGTCACCATTCAAAGAGAGCTGA
- the LOC129795313 gene encoding organic cation transporter protein isoform X1 yields MDFDRVLDEIGEFGKFQLTNYLLICLPVFFGAANSLSYVFTAGVPNYRCFVPNCDDPINPNYDESWIHYAVPGETDSRGIFTPEQCKLFVQDNATISRSHSLTSFNECPPNMFSSNVEECNRWVYDPSEKTIVEEWSITCMANHWKLSLVGTMHFLGIVSGSFIFGVLADRYGRKIVFILSILFMSITGIGQALAGNYIMFIVFAYLNAIGTSGVYPLAFILGVEMVGRSKREMSGNVLNYFYALGEAAVGLVAWLSGNWVTVQLAVSAPPLLFALYYWIVPESVRWLLAKKHTHKAGRIIKRAAKINGVVLSDSILATFEDSDDNELTDSKEGLNEQTDKSLSQVAVMKEAIKSKTLMIRFAILIYNWITNAFVYYGLSLNSTSLSGNKYLNYALVCLIEIPGYTLAWIAMNKIGRRWSLGLSLLLSGVTCIIGAFINAVGGEDLVWAVVSLFLIGKLGITISFSVLYTYSAEMIPTVIRSAGVGALSTMARFGAMLAPFVPLLGLYVKPLPLILFGILSFIAGITAFFFPETLRKKLPDTVDEAENLGRTEEDIELTSSPFKES; encoded by the exons ATGGATTTTGATCGCGTTTTGGATGAAATTGGggaatttggaaaatttcaattgacaAATTACTTGCTAATTTGTCTTCCGGTATTTTTTGGAGCTGCCAACAGTTTGTCGTACGTTTTCACAGCCGGTGTTCCAAATTACAG gtgtTTCGTACCCAATTGTGACGATCCAATCAATCCGAATTATGATGAATCTTGGATACATTATGCTGTACCCGGAGAGACAGATTCACGGGGAATTTTTACACCAGAACAGTGTAAATTATTTGTTCAGGATAACGCAACAATCAGCCGGAGTCATAGCCTAACATCCTTCAATGAGTGCCCACCAAATATGTTCTCGAGCAATGTTGAGGAGTGCAATCGATGGGTGTACGATCCATCCGAAAAGACGATTGTTGAAGAA TGGTCTATCACATGCATGGCCAATCATTGGAAATTGAGTCTG gTCGGTACAATGCACTTCCTCGGAATCGTATCAGGATCATTCATTTTTGGCGTTCTAGCCGATAG ATACGGCCGGAAAATTGTATTCATTCTCAGTATTCTATTCATGTCTATCACGGGAATTGGTCAAGCGTTGGCAG GCAATTACATCATGTTCATCGTATTTGCCTACCTCAATGCTATTGGAACATCGGGGGTCTATCCACTTGCATTCATTCttg gTGTGGAAATGGTTGGACGGAGTAAACGTGAGATGTCAGGGAATGTACTAAACTACTTCTATGCACTGGGAGAGGCGGCTGTTGGACTTGTTGCATGGCTAAGTGGGAATTGGGTGACTGTTCAATTGGCAGTCTCAGCACCGCCACTTCTCTTTGCTCTCTACTACTG GATTGTTCCGGAGTCAGTGAGATGGCTCCTGGCTAAGAAGCACACGCACAAGGCGGGACGAATAATCAAGCGAGCAGCCAAGATAAATGGTGTTGTACTATCAGATTCAATTCTTGCCACATTTGAAGACAGCGATGACAAT gaattGACCGACTCCAAAGAGGGACTTAATGAACAAACGGATAAATCCTTATCTCAGGTTGCTGTAATGAAGGAAGCCATCAAGTCAAAGACCCTCATGATAAGATTTGCCATCCTCATTTACAATTGGATCACCAATGCTTTTGTCTACTACGGACTATCGCTGAACTCCACAAGTCTCAGTGGgaacaaatatttgaattatgcCCTCGTCTGTCTCATCGAAATCCCCGGATATACTCTTGCTTGG ATtgcaatgaataaaattggtaGAAGATGGTCCCTGGGACTCTCTCTTCTCCTCAGTGGAGTTACCTGTATTATTGGAGCATTTATCAACGCAG TTGGTGGGGAAG ATCTCGTTTGGGCTGTTGTTTCGCTATTTTTAATAGGAAAGCTAGGAATTACAATTTCCTTCTCAGTTCTCTACACCTACAGTGCTGAAATGATTCCAACG GTAATTCGAAGCGCAGGTGTTGGTGCTTTGTCAACAATGGCTAGATTTGGTGCTATGTTGGCTCCTTTCGTTCCTCTTCTT ggacTGTACGTAAAACCACTACCATTAATACTCTTCGGGATACTCTCTTTCATTGCCGGCATTACGGCCTTCTTCTTCCCTGAGACGCTGAGGAAGAAATTGCCAGATACAGTGGATGAAGCTGAGAATTTAGGTAGGACAGAAGAAGATATTGAACTTACATCGTCACCATTCAAAGAGAGCTGA